The following are from one region of the Edwardsiella tarda ATCC 15947 = NBRC 105688 genome:
- the pepT gene encoding peptidase T, producing MDIIDRFISYTQINTTTDRDKGAQGIMPSSPGQLRLAQRLGEELRTLGLEEVVVRENAIVTATLPANCTASLPTVAFFAHLDTSAEQSADTHAQVLPYHGGDLCLNAERQIYLRQSEFPELADYIGDELIVTDGTSLLGADDKAAIAAIMNALQFLQANPQIAHGPVKIGFVPDEEQGLRGAKAFDTESFAADFAYTLDCCGIGELVCENWNAGDVEVVFTGASAHPMSAKGKLKNSLLMAHKFIAMLPPGEAPEYTEGREGYYWVKQLAGNSARTVLKLDIRDFTEAGYRQRMAFIRQLADSCAALWGGGSVDARLSDRYANVANSLQGEAAFPVEIALRAYQRCGITPRPVPMRGGYDGAVLSQKGLPCPNLFTGAHNFHSIYEYLPVKSLRAASEVVVAVIAETHAHFTAEEQA from the coding sequence ATGGATATTATTGATCGTTTTATTAGTTACACCCAAATTAATACCACCACCGATCGTGACAAGGGTGCGCAGGGCATCATGCCCTCCTCGCCGGGACAATTGCGTCTGGCGCAACGCTTGGGGGAGGAGTTGCGTACGCTCGGTCTGGAGGAGGTGGTGGTGAGGGAGAACGCCATCGTCACCGCCACCTTGCCGGCGAACTGTACCGCGTCGTTGCCGACGGTGGCGTTCTTCGCCCATTTGGACACCAGCGCCGAACAGAGCGCCGATACCCATGCCCAAGTCCTGCCTTATCATGGCGGCGATCTGTGCCTGAACGCCGAGCGGCAGATCTACCTGCGTCAGAGCGAGTTCCCCGAGCTGGCTGATTACATCGGCGATGAGCTGATCGTGACCGACGGCACCAGCCTGTTGGGGGCGGATGACAAAGCGGCCATCGCCGCCATCATGAACGCCTTGCAATTCTTGCAGGCTAATCCGCAGATTGCCCACGGCCCGGTCAAGATCGGCTTCGTACCGGATGAGGAGCAGGGGCTACGTGGCGCCAAGGCTTTCGATACCGAGTCGTTCGCTGCCGACTTTGCTTACACCCTGGATTGTTGTGGTATTGGTGAGCTGGTGTGTGAAAACTGGAATGCCGGCGACGTGGAGGTGGTGTTCACCGGCGCGTCGGCGCACCCGATGTCCGCCAAGGGTAAGTTGAAGAACTCGCTGCTGATGGCGCACAAGTTTATTGCCATGCTGCCGCCGGGTGAGGCGCCGGAGTATACCGAGGGTCGCGAAGGATACTATTGGGTGAAGCAGTTAGCCGGCAATAGTGCGCGCACCGTGTTGAAGCTGGATATCCGCGATTTTACCGAGGCAGGCTATCGCCAGCGGATGGCGTTCATTCGCCAACTAGCGGATAGCTGTGCGGCGCTATGGGGCGGGGGGAGTGTCGATGCCCGTCTCTCCGATCGTTATGCCAACGTCGCCAACAGCCTGCAAGGGGAGGCGGCTTTCCCGGTCGAGATCGCGTTACGTGCCTATCAGCGCTGCGGCATCACGCCGCGTCCGGTACCGATGCGTGGCGGCTATGATGGCGCCGTCTTGTCACAGAAAGGATTACCCTGCCCCAATCTATTTACCGGGGCGCATAAC
- the dinB gene encoding DNA polymerase IV has protein sequence MRKIIHIDMDCFFAAVEMRDFPALREVPLAIGGSGERRGVISTANYAARRYGVRSAMPTAQALKLCPHLTLRPGRMAVYKAVSGEIQQIFRRYSALVEPLSLDEAYLDVSDCPLLQGSATRIAQQIRADIANELHLTASAGVAPLKFLAKIASDINKPNGQYVIPPEQVDAFVQALPLAKIPGVGRVTAARLAELGLHRCADVRAYDLATLLRRFGKFGRVLWERSHARDEREVNPTRQRKSVGVEKTLAQDISDWAACQQLLAQLYPELERRLARVQPDLRIARQGVKLKFADFQLTTQEHAYPYLDRDDLFAVARQVWETRRAGRGVRLVGLHVMLPDPQRQKQLTLDIL, from the coding sequence ATGCGTAAGATCATTCATATCGATATGGATTGTTTCTTCGCCGCGGTCGAGATGCGCGATTTTCCGGCGCTGCGCGAGGTCCCGTTGGCGATCGGCGGCAGCGGCGAGCGGCGTGGGGTCATTAGCACCGCGAACTATGCCGCGCGGCGCTATGGCGTGCGTAGTGCGATGCCGACGGCGCAGGCGTTGAAGCTGTGTCCGCATCTGACGTTGCGTCCGGGGCGTATGGCGGTTTATAAGGCTGTGTCGGGGGAGATCCAGCAGATTTTCCGCCGCTATAGCGCCTTGGTCGAGCCGCTATCGCTGGATGAGGCCTACCTCGATGTCAGTGACTGTCCCTTGTTACAGGGCTCGGCGACGCGTATCGCGCAGCAGATCCGCGCCGATATCGCCAACGAGTTACACTTGACCGCCTCCGCCGGCGTGGCGCCGCTGAAATTTCTGGCTAAGATCGCCTCGGATATCAATAAACCCAACGGCCAGTATGTGATTCCGCCCGAGCAGGTCGATGCGTTTGTTCAGGCGTTGCCGTTGGCGAAGATCCCCGGCGTGGGGAGGGTGACGGCGGCCCGCTTGGCCGAACTGGGATTACACCGCTGTGCCGACGTGCGCGCCTACGATCTTGCCACCTTGCTGCGTCGTTTCGGTAAATTTGGCCGTGTACTGTGGGAGCGGAGTCACGCCCGGGATGAACGCGAGGTCAATCCCACTCGGCAGCGTAAATCGGTTGGCGTAGAAAAGACCCTGGCGCAGGACATCAGTGATTGGGCGGCCTGCCAGCAACTGTTAGCGCAGCTGTATCCCGAGTTGGAGCGGCGTTTGGCTCGCGTCCAACCGGATCTGCGCATTGCCCGGCAGGGGGTCAAACTCAAGTTTGCCGACTTTCAATTGACGACGCAGGAGCACGCCTACCCTTATCTCGATCGGGACGATCTGTTCGCGGTGGCGCGCCAGGTCTGGGAGACGCGCCGTGCCGGACGCGGGGTTCGTCTGGTGGGATTGCATGTGATGCTGCCCGATCCGCAACGGCAGAAACAGCTCACACTGGACATCCTCTAG